From Nitrospirae bacterium CG2_30_53_67:
TTCAAAACAATGACAATATTACACTTTAATAAAATGATCCGCATCAGGTCTATATCTTGTGGTCAATAATCAATGGCTTCATTTTATTGTATTTTTTTTATTTTTTTTCTTTACACCAAGGGCCTTTTATGATAAATATTCTGAAACATTTCAGGAGAAGGCCCATGCGATTCAAAACTATCGAAATGATTGGATTTAAATCTTTCCCCGACCGGACCAAAGTCGTATTCCAGCCCGGAATCACCTCAATTGTCGGGCCTAACGGATGCGGGAAGAGCAATATTTCCGATGCCATCCGGTGGGTCTTGGGCGAACAAAGCGCCAAACAGATCCGAGGCGAACGCATGGAAGACGTGATTTTCAACGGGACCCGATCCCGCGCCCCCATGGGCATGGCGGAGGTCACGCTGGTCGTCACCGATCTGGGCGCCGGCATCTCCTCGGATTTTGCCGCCTTTGATGAGATCCAGATCACCCGCCGGTACTACCGTTCGGGTGAAAGCGAATACCTGATCAACAGGATTCCGTGCAGACTGGCCGATATTCGTGAACTCTTTATGGATACCGGCATGGGCGCCAAGGCCTATACCATTATCGGTCAGGGGAACATTTCCGCAGTTTTGAACGCAAAACCCAAGGACAGGCGGTTCCTCTTTGAAGAGGCCGCCGGAATTTCCAAATACAAGGCCCGCAAGGATGAAGCCCTGCGCAAGCTCGATCGCACACGGGAAAACCTCTCCCGTGTAAGGGATATCATCGCGGAAGTCAACCAACAGAGAAACTCCCTGAACCGTCAGGCCAAAAAGGCGGAACGATACAAGACGTACAAAGACGAGATCAAGGAGATCGACCTCCATCTCTCTTCCCTCGAGTATGCCGCGATGTCCGGGGAATGGAAGGAATTGGAAGAGACCTATCAGAACCATAAAAAAAGAGAAACGGAACTCCTTGCCGGATCTTCCTCTAAAGAGACGCACATTGAAGAGCTCGAACTCGAGGTCCTGGACAGGGAAAAACGCATCACCGAACTGCAGGACGAGAACCGCCTTATCGAATCCGATATTTCCAGATGTGAAAACCGCATCGAGGTCCTCTCGGCAGAGACGTCGCACCTGAGCAGTCTTGCAGAGGGATCCAACCGTGAGATCCTGCGTCTGCAGGAAGAGATCGCCAAAAATCAGTCGGCCACAGCCATGCTCGATGAAGAATACGCCTCCATCTCCGGAGAAACCGAGGAAAAGAAACATCGGCTTGCGGAACAGGAAACGGAGTTAAGCGGTCTGACCTCAGATCAACAGCAGGAAGAGTCGGAGCTGGAAACGGGAAAAGGGAGACGTTCGGATCTGATGCAGCAGATCGGGATCCAGAAGAGCCGGATCGAAAACCTGGTCCAGCAGAAGGAATCCATCCTAAAAGTCGCCGGCGGCTATGATACAAACCGTATGGAGCTCACGGCCCGTCTTTCAGAGACCCGGAAACTTCTGTCGGAGAAGATGCAGCAGCTCTCTGATCTCCGAAAAACCATGGATGAGATTCGTACCGAGCATGATTCCATCCATACGGTTCTCGATCAAAAACAAGAGGCATTGACAGCCGTCCAGGAACGGTTTTCTCTCCTCCGGGAACAGATCGGGCAGGAAAGTTCCCGCTTCGGCGCCCTGGTTGAACTCCAGGAAAACCTGGAAGGATATGACGATGGAATCCGATCCTTGCTGCACCGGAAGACGGACGGCGATGAATCGGGATCCCTCCCTGAAATTCATATTCTGGTCTCTGAAATCTTTGAGACCGATCCCATGTACGAGACGGCCATAGAATCGGCGATCAACAACCGTTACCAAAGCCTCGTCATCAACAGCCCTGAAGATTCCATCAAGGCCGTGGAATATCTGAAGAAGAATGACATCGGCAGGGGATCCTTTATTCCTCTTCACCCAAAGAATCGGAAGATGGATCCTTTTATCATGAGAGACGGAACCGGCGTGGTCGGCGAGGCCCTGAACCTGGTACAGTACAATCCCCAATATGCCGGTGTCGCAGAATACCTCCTGGGGGATGTCGTGGTCGTGGAATCCTTGGAGCAGGCCATGGCGCTCTACCGCTCAAACGGTTTTCATCGCACGCTGGTGACTTTGAACGGCGACGTGCTGGATCCGTCCGGCATGGTGGAAGGGGGGTCGAGGAAAAAGAATACCAGCGGTTTCATCCGAAGAAAAAGGGAGATACGTGAACTCTCCATATCCATGGATGCCCTGAGGGATCAGCTTGCCCAGGCAGAGGAGCAGAGGGAATCTCTCTCCCGTGAGATCGGGAAGACCAAACAGGAGCTCGGCGGCATAGATGCCAGACTCTCGACCATCGAGGCGGAGAGAGTTGTTCTGGAAAAACAGGCCTCGACCCTGGAAGGGAATGCCGCCCATCTCTCCCAACAGATCGAGGGCCTCTCACACGAAAACCAAAACCGTTCATCGGATCTTCTCATGCTGGAAGAAAGTATGGCTTCAAGCCTTCATGAACTCCGCGGGATGGAAACGGATCTCGAAGAGAAGAACGCATGGATCGCCGCCTGCGCCGAGAGGGTCCAAACCCTGCGGGAACGGGTTGACCAGGGAAGAAGGACCATCACTGAAGGACGTATCCACCTGGCGTCTCTCATGGAGAGACATGCCTCTCTTCTCTCACATATCGAAAAAAATCACGACAACCTGAGCAATCTGAACGCCCTGATTGACGCCCGGCTGCATGAGATTGAAGAGTCCAAGGGGAGGATCCTTCAGGCTGAAGAAGAAAAGACACGGACAGAGACCACGATCCATTCCCTGATCGAACGAAAGGAAGCGCTGCACAGCAGAGTCACCCAGGAGCAGGAGGCCTTCGAATCCAAGCGGGGAAACCTTCAGGAAGAACAAAAGGAATTAAAGGAACTCCGCCGGAATATGGAAAACCTCAACCGCCTTATCAATGACCTGGAAGTCAGGCGTACGGAACTATCCATCAGGATGGAGCACCTCCAGTCGATGATCAAGGAAAGATACCAGGTTTCAATCCAGGAGGTCTTGCCGAGGTTTCAGGATCGTGAGATCGACAAACAGAC
This genomic window contains:
- a CDS encoding chromosome segregation protein SMC — its product is MRFKTIEMIGFKSFPDRTKVVFQPGITSIVGPNGCGKSNISDAIRWVLGEQSAKQIRGERMEDVIFNGTRSRAPMGMAEVTLVVTDLGAGISSDFAAFDEIQITRRYYRSGESEYLINRIPCRLADIRELFMDTGMGAKAYTIIGQGNISAVLNAKPKDRRFLFEEAAGISKYKARKDEALRKLDRTRENLSRVRDIIAEVNQQRNSLNRQAKKAERYKTYKDEIKEIDLHLSSLEYAAMSGEWKELEETYQNHKKRETELLAGSSSKETHIEELELEVLDREKRITELQDENRLIESDISRCENRIEVLSAETSHLSSLAEGSNREILRLQEEIAKNQSATAMLDEEYASISGETEEKKHRLAEQETELSGLTSDQQQEESELETGKGRRSDLMQQIGIQKSRIENLVQQKESILKVAGGYDTNRMELTARLSETRKLLSEKMQQLSDLRKTMDEIRTEHDSIHTVLDQKQEALTAVQERFSLLREQIGQESSRFGALVELQENLEGYDDGIRSLLHRKTDGDESGSLPEIHILVSEIFETDPMYETAIESAINNRYQSLVINSPEDSIKAVEYLKKNDIGRGSFIPLHPKNRKMDPFIMRDGTGVVGEALNLVQYNPQYAGVAEYLLGDVVVVESLEQAMALYRSNGFHRTLVTLNGDVLDPSGMVEGGSRKKNTSGFIRRKREIRELSISMDALRDQLAQAEEQRESLSREIGKTKQELGGIDARLSTIEAERVVLEKQASTLEGNAAHLSQQIEGLSHENQNRSSDLLMLEESMASSLHELRGMETDLEEKNAWIAACAERVQTLRERVDQGRRTITEGRIHLASLMERHASLLSHIEKNHDNLSNLNALIDARLHEIEESKGRILQAEEEKTRTETTIHSLIERKEALHSRVTQEQEAFESKRGNLQEEQKELKELRRNMENLNRLINDLEVRRTELSIRMEHLQSMIKERYQVSIQEVLPRFQDREIDKQTSEEHLAELNRKIEQMGPVNILAIEEYHALQKRFDFLTAQEADLQESVESLMTAIRKINHTSRERFEEAFDAINEKFKTAFTELFNGGYAELKLEEGEDTLEAGVEIIVQPPGKKLQHLSLLSGGEKALTVVALIFAGFLVKPSPFCLLDEVDAPLDDANVLRYNQMLSKMSMNTQFIAITHNKNSMEFASSLYGITMQEPGVSKMVSVRFNDNHEARMSA